The following proteins come from a genomic window of Acipenser ruthenus chromosome 44, fAciRut3.2 maternal haplotype, whole genome shotgun sequence:
- the nop10 gene encoding H/ACA ribonucleoprotein complex subunit 3: protein MFLQFYLNENGERVYTLQKVSPDGKPTSSAHPARFSPDDQYSRHRVTLKKRFGVLMTQKPRPVL from the exons atgtttCTTCAGTTTTATCTGAACGAGAACGGAGAGCGTGTGTACACCCTGCAA AAAGTCTCTCCGGATGGTAAACCCACCAGCTCGGCTCACCCGGCGAGGTTTTCCCCGGATGACCAGTACTCTCGACACCGTGTCACGCTGAAGAAGCGCTTCGGAGTGCTGATGACCCAGAAGCCGCGGCCCGTCCTGTAA